GTTCGAGTCAGTCTGTTTCTGAAATGGGGCGTTCAGCGTGACCGATTATTCGGCTATCCCTGAGAGTTGTATCTACCAACACCATACGACTCCTTAAAATTCATATACGGTAGTGTATGTATCTATAGTCAATATTCTCCCTCTAACTATTCATTTGCTTCCGACAGATTAATTCGTCGGAGGGTATACTGGTCGAGTATGTATGCAACGGTCAGAACTCGATTCTAACGCCCCTGGCGAACTCATCTCGTACGGCCGGAGGTCGTACTATAAGCCTGATCCGCTGCCACCGTCCCGGGACCTCGCTCTCGGGAACGATTTCTACGAGACGCTCTCAGACGCGACGTTCTGGCTCGGGAAACTCGGTGGAGTGAGTCTCGAACTCGATTTCCCGCCGGTCCTCTACACTTCTCTCCTCCGTAAGGAGGCCATGGAATCCGCTGAAATCGAAGGCGCTGACATCGACTACGACGCTCTCTACAGCCTCGAAACACGCTCGTTCGACGCCGGCGAAGACGAGGTCAGCGTCGAATCCGCGACGGGCCAGACGAAGGACATGCAGGAGGTCCTCAACTACGAAGACGCTATCGAGGACGGTATCGAGGCGCTCGACCGAGGCGAAGACCTGACCGTCGAACGACTGCACGAATTCCACGAGACGCTTCTCACGGGCGTTCCAGACGACCGCGTCGACACCGATACTCTCGGCGCGTACAAGACGAAACCGAACCATATCGGTGACTTTCTCCCACCCGTTCCAGACCAGGTCGACGGCCTGATGGATGCGCTGTTCACCTACTACAGAACTGGCGGGAGCTACCACCCGCTCGTAGACGTCGCGCTCTTCCACTACCAGTTCGAGACCATCCACCCGTATGGCGACGGGAACGGTCGTCTCGGCCGGCTCCTCATCATACTCCAGCTGTACGACGCGGGCTATCTCGAACATCCGAATCTCTACCTCAGCGAATACTTCAATCGAAACAAGCCGACGTACGTCGACCGGTTGGAGGCCGTTCGATACGATGGCGATTGGGAAGCGTGGCTCTCGTTCTTCGTCGAGGGCATCGCTCGACAGGCCCACGAGTCCGTCGACCGAACACTCTCGCTGGCCCATCTCAGGCGTCAGTACGACGCCGAGTACGGGGAAAAGTCGTACACGAAGAACCGACTCGCAGTGAAACTCTTCGAACAGCCCTACGTCACGAGCAAGACAGTTCAACGACTCTTCGACGTCGAGCAACCGACGGCGTCGCGAGCGATCAACGACCTCGTCGACGAAGGGGTCCTCGAGGAAGTGACCGGAAAGGGGCGGAACAAGGAATATCGTGCCCGCGAGATCTTCGAGATTCTCGAGCAGCCACCGCAGACCTACTGACCACGGTGGTGACGTGCCGGATAGTTTCGTGTGTTGCTCAAACTCGCCCCCGTGGAAACATTACCCGTGTGACTGCTCGTATCAACCCTTCTCTGCGTCGTTTCCTCGCTCCCCTCGATCGCTGCGGGACTCGTTCTTGGCAAAAGGTTGGAGCCAACGGGACGACGGCTTGACCGTTGGTGAACTGCGCCTGCTCCGCTCGCGCGGATGCCGGTGATCTGTGGAGCCCCTGTACCGAGCGTTCGCGCGCCGAGGAAATCCCTGACGGAAAACGGCGGTTCGGAAGGCTTGTTACGCGGGCTACCCGACGGATGGACATGGGAATCTTCCGCTCGGGCGAGGTGGTCGGTATCGCCGAGGCCGCTCTGGAGTTCGCGCTGGAGGCCTCGGAGGACGCCCACCCCGACGAGTACATGGGGTTTCTGCGCGGCGAGGACGCCCGGAAGTTCGACCTGGACTACGAGGGCACCGTCCTGACCGACATCCTCGTCATCCCGGGGACGGAGTCGAACCCGGTCAGCGCGACCGTCGACTCGAACATGATCCCCAACAGCTCCAGGGCCGCCGGGTCGATCCACTCCCACCCCAACGGCGTGCTCCGGCCGAGCGACGCCGACCTCCAGACGTTCGGCAAGGGGAAGGTCCACGTCATCGTCGGCGCGCCCTACCGGAAGTCGGACTGGCAGGCGTTCGACCGGGAGGGCAACCCGGTGGATCTGCCGGTACTGGACGTCGAGATGCCGGAAGACGAGTTCTTCGACTTCTCCCAGGAGGACATCGACGCCGAGCTCATGGAGGAGTCCGACTACGGCGCCGACGGCACGGACTTCCGCTCGGAACCCGACGAGCGGGGCGAGCGATGACCGGCGACCGGTCGGGTGCGGCCCCCGGTTCGGAAGCCGTCGTCGTCGCACAGGGCACCTTCGACATCCTCCACCCCGGCCACCTCCACTACCTCCGGGACGCGAAAGCGATGGGCGACCGGCTGGTCGTCATCGTCGCCCGCTCGACGAACGTGACCCACAAGGCCTCGCCCGTCGTCCCCGGCCCCCAGCGCCGGGAGATGGTCGCCGGACTCGACCCGGTCGACGAGGCCCGTCTGGGCCACCCCGAGGACATCTTCGCGCCCATCGAGGAACTCGACCCCGCGGTCATCGCGCTGGGCTACGACCAGCACCACGACGCCGAGGCCATTCGCGCGGCGCTGGCCGACCGCGGCATCGACTGTGCGGTCCGCCGGGCCACCGCCCACGAACCCGACTACGAGGGACTGCTCTCGTCCGGGCAGATCATCGACCGGGTCCTCGACGAACGCGGGTAACCGCCGTAGTCACGCTGGCGGACGGTCCGCTCCCGATGTCGACGGCTCGTATCATCTTCCCAAAGTTTAATTCACAGCGGTGCGCCCCGAGCGGGTATGAAACGGGTTACGGTGGAGGACGTGCCGTCGTGGTCGTATCGGGGGCTGGAGGCGTTCCTGTATATCCCGGCGATGATCGCCGCGCTGCTGGGGTTGGGGACGGCGCTGGCGTTCGTCTTCGGGTTCGGAGGTGGGTCGACGGCGGGGGCGGCCGGCGGTGCGGGAGCGACGGGCGTCGGTACTCCCGGAGGTGAGGTCGCCGCCCTGATCGGTGGGATCGCCGCGGTGTGGCTACTCGGCCTGCTGCTGGGGCTCGCGTCGGCGGTCGCGATCCCGCTGTTCCTCTACTTCGACGCCGGGAAGATCGCCTCGCAGAACCTCGACTGGGAACCGAACCGGGGGCTGTACGCCGTCGGTGGCTTCTTCCTCAGCGGCCTCGTCGTCTGGCACTACCTCTACAGACGCCACCAGCACGTCGTCGACTGGGTCGGCTCTCAGGCGTGGTGGTACCTCGCGCTCATCGGCGTCGCCATCGGCGCCCTCGCCGCCGTCGGGAGCGCGATCGGACCGGGACTCCTGTTCCTCGGGTTCGTGGGGCTCCCCCTGTTCGCGATCGGGGTCTACAAGGACGCCACGTACGCCCGCCTCAACAGCGACTGGCGTCCCAACCCCGTGAATCACTTCCTCGCCGCCTTCTTCACCGGGCTCTTCGCGTTCCCCGCCGTCTTCTACTTCGGCTACTACGTGTACAAGCGACACGCGCATCTCGGGTTGCTCTGAACGCTCGCGAAACCGGGTCTGGACGGCCCGGTGGGCGAAACGGAACCGTGTCTACAGCAGGTCGTGCTCGGCGAGACGCTCGACGCCCTCGCGGAGCCGCTCCTCGTCGTTGGCGTAGGCCAGCCGGACCCAGCCGGGGGTGCCGAACGCGCTGCCCGGGACGGTCGCGACGTGGGCTGTCTCGATGGCTTCCTCGGCCCAGGCCACGTCCTGTGCCTGGTCGCCGTCGCCGTCGACGCGGGTGTCGGCGACAGGGAGCATGATGTAGAACGCGCCCTCGGGCGTCGGAACGTCCTTGCCGTGCTCGGCGAACAGGTCGACGAGCATGTCCCGGCGCTCTTCGAAGGCGGCGCGCATCTCCTCGACGGCCTCGTCGGTGTTCGCCAGGGCCTCGACGCCGGCGTGCTGAACGAAGTTGACGGCGCAGGTCACGGAGTGGCCGTGGATCTTGCCGGCCTGGTCGACGACCGACTCGGGCGCGGCGTAGTAGCCCAGCCGCCAGCCCGTCATCGCGTAGGCCTTCGAGAAGCCGTTGAGCGTGATCGTCCGGTCTTCCATGCCCTCCAGCGTGCCGATGCTGGTGGCTTCGGCGCCGTCGTAGGTGATCTCCTTGTAGATCTCGTCGGAGATGACGGTCACGTCGTGCTCGACGGCGATGTCGCGAACCCCTTCGAGGGCCTCGTCGGAGTAGACGGCGCCGTGGGGGTTGCCCGGGGAGTTGACGACGAGGATCTCCGTGTCGTCGGAGACCGCGTCGGCCAGGTCGTCGAGCGCGGGTTCGAGCTGGAAGTCGTACTGTGCGGTGTCGACGCGGGTGAGCGAGCCGTCCGAGAGCTTGACCATCGCCTCGTAGGAGACCCACGCCGGGTCGACGAGTGCGACCTCGTCGCCGTCGTCGATCAGGGTCTGGAACACCTCGAACAGGCCCTGCTTGCCGCCGGGGGTGACGACGACGTTCTCGGTGCCGTACTGGGAGAGGCCGTCGCCGTGCAGTTTGTCGACGATGGCGTCTTTGAGTTCGGGGATGCCGTTGGAGGGGGTGTAGCCGGTGTGGCCGGCGTCCATCGCGTCCTTGGCGGCCTGCTTGACGTTCTCGGGGGTGTCGAAGTCGACGATGTCGCCGACCGAGAGGTCGACGACGTCGACGCCCTCGCCCTCCAGCTCGGAGGCCTTGTTGCTGATCGCGACGGTCGCGCTCGGTTCGATCCTGTCGACGCGTGCTGCGAAGTCCGGGTCCATAGTTTGTGGTGTGTGTTCGGTGTCGGTCGGTATCGGTGCGCTCAGGGAAGGTCTTCGACGAGGTCGACGGCGCTGTCGACGACGGTCGTGCCGTAGTCGGTGCGCGCCTTCGCCTCGGCCGCGCTCATGCCGGGACCGATGACTCCGAACGCGACCGGGGTGTCACGGTCGAGGCTCACGTCGGTGAGTCCCTGGGCGGCGGCGTCGGCGATGACGTCGTCGTGGTCGGTGTCGCCCTCGACGATAGCGCCGAGGACGGCGACGGCGTCGATATCGTCTCGACGGGCCAGTCGGTCGGCGGCCAGCGGCGTGTCGTAGGAGCCGGGCACCTCGACGGTCGCGACGATATCGGCGTCGCGCTCGGCCGCCGCCTCCCGCGCCGCGGCCTCCATCCCGTCGATGACCGACCCCTCCTTGTCGAACTGGGCGACCACCAGACCGAGCTGTACCATATCCGGGGCGAAGCGAGCGCGCATAAAAGAACTACCGAACCGGACCCGACGCGGCCGTCCGGTCCCCGCTGCCGACCCCAGAGAGACACGCTTATTCCGTCAGGTAGGCAACCTGGCGGCAATGACACTCACCTCGCCCGGACCCACGCTCGGCGTCGTCGGCGGCGGCCAGCTCGGCCGGATGCTCGCCGAGGCGGCCGCGCCGCTCGGCGTTGAGGTCGTCGTCAGCGACCCCACCCCGGACGCGCCGGCCGCGCTCGTCGCTCGCGACCAGGTCGTCGGCGACTTCGACGACGCCGAGACGGTCCGCGAGCTCGCCGAACGCGCGGACTATCTCACCTTCGAGATCGAACTCGCCGACCCGGACCTCCTCGAAGAAGTCGCCGCGGAGACCGACACGCCCGTCCACCCCGACCCCGAGACGCTGCGGATCATCGAGGACAAGCTCGTCCAGAAGCGCCGCCTCGCCGACGCGGGCGTCCCGGTCCCCGACTTTTGCGAGGTGGACTCCGCCGACGAACTCCGGGAGGCGCTCGACGACCTGGGCTACCCGGCGATGCTCAAAGCGCGGAAGGGCGGCTACGACGGCCGCGGGAACGTCCCCGTCGAGTCGCCCGACGACGTGGACGAGGCGTTCGCCGAGATCGTCGACGCCGCCCAGGGCGGCAGCCCCGAGGACCCCAGCGGCGTCGCGATGGTCGAGGAGATGGTCGACTTCAAGCGCGAACTGGCGGTGATGGGGTGTCTCGGGAGCGAACGGTGGGGTGACGGCGGCGAGCCCGAGCGCGACACGTTCCCGGTCACCGAGACGATCCACCGCGAGGAGATCCTGCGCGAGACCCGCTCGCCGCCCGAGGCCGACGAGGACGTTCGCGAGCGCGCCCGCGAAGTCGCGCTCGACGTCCTCGACGTGATGGAGGGACGCGGCGTCTACGGCATCGAACTGTTTCAGACGAGCGACGGGGAGATCCTGCTCAACGAGATCGCGCCCCGGCCGCACAACTCCGGCCACTGGACCATCGAGGGGTGTCACACCTCGCAGTTCGAACAGCACGTCCGCGCCGTGACGGGGCGGCCGCTCGGCGACACGGGCCGACGCGCGCCGACGGTCTCGACCAACATTCTGGGCGATGTCGACGATCGACAGGGCGCGACGCTCTCGGGCGAGGACGCGATTTTCGAGGCGCCGCGCGCCCACCTCCACTGGTACGGGAAAGAGGAGGTGTACCCGCTGCGGAAGATGGGGCACATTGCGCTGGTCGGCCGCACGGATGCAGCCGTCGACGACCTCCTCGCGGATGTCCGTGAAGTTCGCGACGGACTGACGTTCGAGCAGTAGCTTCCGAGGGCCGCGCCGGTCCGAACCGCACAGATTACGGCCCCCGCCCGCGCAGACTCGCCCATGACCGCCGACTCCGTCCAGTCGATAATCGACCAGCTACACGACCAGGCCGAGATGGACCTGCCGAACGAAGAGACGCCCGACGTGGGCATCGTCATGGGGTCGGACTCGGACCTGCCGACGATGGCCGGCGGGCAGGGCAAGCGCCCGGGCGCCTACGCCGCGCTCGCCGACGAACTCGGCTTCGCCGAACAGACCGACTACGAGGACGCCCCGGAGAGCCGGTTCACCTTCGAGACGTTCGTCGTCTCAGCCCACCGGACGCCCGACCTGATGTACGCCTATGCGGAGACCGCCGAGCCCCGCGGGCTCGATGTGATCATCGCCGGCGCGGGCGGGAAGTCCGCAGACCTGCCGAACATGACCGCCTCCATCGCCTATCCACTCCCCGTGATCGGCGTCCCCGTCCAGGAGAAGTCCGTCGACTCCGTCATCGGGATGCCCCAGGGCGCGCCCATCACCGCCGTCGACGCCGGCAAGTCGTTCAACGCCGCGCTCACGGCGGCCCAGATCCTCTCCCGGCAGCACCCCGAGATCCGCGAGCGCCTCGTGGAGTATCATCAGGGACTGCAGGAGGACGTGGGCGAGGTGTCCCGCGACCTCCACGAGATGGGGACGCCGGGGTTCAAAGACGAGTACTGGGACGCGGAGTAGCTCGAATCGCCGGCCCTACGCCGGCTTCCGCCCCGATATTACCCGCACTTCGTCGCCCTGTTCGAAGGGACCACCCAGCTCGGCGAGTCGCTCGCGCAACTCCGCCTCGAAGGCCGCTTTCTCGTCGCCGAACGTCGCCGGCGAGCAAAAGGAGAGCGAGAAGACGTAGCCGACGATCCCGTCGACGGACCACTCGCGGGTTCGCTCGAAGGTCGCCGTCTCCACGTCGGCAAATCCGTGGTCTGCGAGCAGTTCGTCGTAGGGGTTCTCGTAGGGTTCGGTGCGCGGGCCAGTGCGTTCGGGAAGGTCGTCGAGATACGACGCCGCGGCCGCGTACACCTCGTCCTGCCACGCGCGCTCGCCGCTCGTCAGCCACTCCGTGTCGCCGAAGATGGCGACGCCGCCGCCCGGAGCGGTCAGCTCGAAGATGCGGTCGAGCGTCGGGCCGCGGTCCATCCAGTGGAACGCTCGCCCCATCGTCGTCACGTCGACCGGCCCGAGGTCGCCACCGAGGTCCGCGTCGGAACCGACGACCCACTCGACGTTCTCGATCCTCCGGTCGCGCGCGCGACGCCGGGCCTGTTCGAGCATCGCCTTGTTGGGGTCCATCCCGACGGCGGTGCCGACGCGCGCGGCCAGGGGGAGGGTGATCTGGCCCGCGCCGCAGCCGAGGTCGAGCGCGCGCGAGGTCTCGACGTCGAGGGCGAACCGCTCGGTCAGGGACTCGAAGGGCGCTTCCCCGTACCCGGGGCGGTGGTCTGCGTAGTACGATTCGGCGCTCTCGAAGGGGTCTCCGGGGCCGTCTTCGGACATGGGGAGATCGCTCGGGTGTCGGAGGTGGACGGTCGGACGGTTCAACGTGTCGATGGACGCGACCAACAGCCGGAGCCCTCGGGCGCCCGTCGTTCGGTCGGGTCCAGTCGCCGTACCCGGATTTGACCCCTCTAGACGGCACGGAGACGGGCGCTCCGGGACGGTCTGGTGGGGGGATCGAAGGCACCGGCCTCGGGGACGCTACGGGACGCGAACGGGAGACCTGGCCGGCTCAGGCGCCGACGACAACAATCAACCCTTATATGGCCCCACACCAAACCGTCGAACGATAGAGAGTCATGAGTAACCCATGGATAGCCATCGGGGCGCTCGCCGTCGTCGCGCTCGCCATCCCCATCAGCATGATGGTGGTGTCGTCGCTGCTTCGGCCGAGCGTGCCGGAACAGGGGAAACGCGCCGTCTACGAGAGCGGCGAGATCCCGACGGGCGACACGCGCATCAAGTTCAACATTCAGTACTACATGGTCGCGCTGTTGTTCGTCGTCTTCGACATCGAGACCGTCCTCATCTTCCCGTGGACGGTCATCTACCGCGACGCGGTCGCCAACGTCGGACTCGCCGAGGCGCTGGTCCCGATGCTCGTCTTCATCGGTATCCTCGTCATCGGCCTCGGCTGGGCGTGGCGTAACGGCGCCGTCAAGTGGATCCGCAGCCCGCGCGCGCAAGCACAGCGGGTCGAACAGTAACCATGAGCAGCGACCACACACCAACGGCCGACGGCACAGAGACGCAATCGACCCAGGAGGCGCGGCTGGGTGAGGGAGCGGACGACCGGTTCAACTCGACGTTGCGGGAGGCGTTCGGCTCGACCCCGTTCATCCTCACGAAGTTCGACAAGTTCATGAACTGGGTGCGGGGCTCGTCGATGTTCATGCTGCAGTTCGGGATCGCCTGCTGCAGCATCGAGATGATGCACACCTACGCGGTCAAACACGACCTCGACCGCTTCGGCGCCGGCGTCCCGCGCGCCTCGCCGCGGCAGGCCGACGTGATCATCGTCCCGGGGACCATCGTCTCGAAGTTCGCCCCGCGGATGAAGCGCGTCTACGACCAGATGCCCGAGCCGAAGTTCGTCGTGTCGATGGGGTCGTGTACCATCTCCGGCGGCCCGTTCCAGGAGGGCTACAACGTCATCAAGGGCGCCGAGGAGGTCATCCCGGTCGACATCCACGTCCCGGGCTGTCCCCCGCGTCCCGAGGCGCTCGTCTACGGCGTCGCCAAGCTCCAGGAGCGCATCGCCAACGGCGAGTCCGCCCCGGTGACGGTCAAGCCCTACGAGCTGGAGCAGTTCGGCGACCTCGAACAGGACGAGCTCGTCGACAAGCTCGCCGACGACATCGACGAGGAGGACCTGGTCATGCGCTACAACTGGAGTGACTCGCCATGATTTCCGATAGACGGTCTCGGTCGCTTCGCTGCGCGAGCTGCGACTATCGACCTCACGCTCGACACCGGAGGTGTCTCGCATGAGCCTGGAGGAGCCCGAGAGCGACATCCTCGCCACGGAGGAGCAGGTCGGCGTCTCCGAGGGCGAGGTCGACTACGACGAGCTCGCCGCGCTGCTCGGCGACACGGTGATCGACCGCGAGCGCCACGTCAACGCCGAAGGCTTCGTCGTCCGCCCGGACGAGGTGCAGGACGCCCTCTTCGCGCTGCGCAACGAGGCCGGCTTCGACCACTGTTCCTGTGTCACGGCTCAGGAGTACGACGACCGCTACGAGTCGATCTACCACCTGAAGAAGTACGACGACCCCACCCAGGAGGTGTCGGTCGTCGTCCCCACGTCGAAAGACGACCCGGTCAGCCAGAGCGCCGAGCCGGTCTACCGGACGGCCGACTGGCACGAGCGTGAGGCGTACGACCTCGTCGGCATCGACTACGAGGGCCACCCGGACATGCGGCGGATCCTCCTGCCCGAGACCTGGCAGGGCCATCCGCTCTCCCAGGACTTCAGCGGCGAGGAGCCCCAGGTCGTCACGCTGCGCGAGCACGCGAACCCGCTTCAGGAGGACCACCGCGGCCAGGACGACACGGACACGATGTTCCTCAACATCGGTCCCCACCACCCGGCGACACACGGCGTCCTCCACATCGAGACGGTGCTCGACGGCGAGCAGGTCGCCGACCTCGACCCGGACATCGGCTACCTCCACCGCTGCGAGGAGCAGATGTGCCAGCAGGGCACCTACCGCCACCAGATCATGCCCTACCCCGACCGGTGGGACTACATCTCGGCCGGTATCCTCAACGAGTGGGCGTACGCCCGCGCGGCCGAGGACCTGGCCGACATCGAGGTGCCCGAGTACGCGCAGGTCGTCCGGACGATGTCGGCGGAGCTGTGCCGGATTGCGAGTCACATGCTCGCGGTGTCGACGTTCGCGCTGGACATCTACGGGGACTTCACGGCCCTGTTCATGTACGGCATCCGCGACCGCGAGGCGGTCCAGAACATCCTCGAGGACCTGACCGGTCAGCGGCTGATGTTCAACTACCTGCGGCTGGGCGGCGTGGCGTGGGACCTGCCCGAGCCCCGCGAGGAGTTCTTCGAGAAGATCCGCGACTTCGTCGACGAGCTCCCCGAGCGGCTCGCGGAGTACCACGACATGATGACCTCCAACGAGATCCTCCAGATGCGGACGGTCGACACGGGCGTCCTGCCCCCGGAGGAGGCCAAGTCCTACGGCGCGACCGGCCCGGTCGCCCGCGGGTCGGGCATCGACTACGACCTGCGGCGGGACGACCCCTACGGCTACTACGACCAGCTCGACTGGGACGTCGTCACCGAGGACGGCTGTGACAACTTCGCGCGCCTGCTCGTCCGCCTGCGCGAGGTCGAGGAGTCGGCCCGCATCATCGAGCAGTGCGTCGACCTGCTGGAGGACTGGCCGGAGGACGAGCGGGAGATCCAGTCGAACGTCCCGCGGACGCTGCGCCCGGACCCCGACACGGAGATCTACCGCGCGGTCGAGGGCGCCAAGGGCGAACTCGGTATCTACATGCGCTCGGACGGCACGGACAAGCCGGCGCGGTTCAAGATCCGGAGTCCGTGCTTCTCGAACCTCCAGACGCTGCCGGTCATGTCCGAGGGTGAGTACATCCCCGACATGATCGCCTCGCTCGGCAGCCTCGACATCGTCCTCGGGGAGGTCGACCGGTAATGGCGCCGCTGCAGTCCGCGACGCCGTTCCCGAAGATCATCGCCGACCTGCTCGGGCTCGACACCAACGAGACGTGGGTGATCGTCGTGACGAGCATCGCCGCCGCGGGCGTCATCGCGACGGTCCTGCTGTCGATGACGGCCGTGCTCGGCATCTGGGGCAAGCGGAAGATCACGGCGGCCTTTACCGACCGCATCGCCGTCAACCGTCACGGCCCCTACGGGCTGCTGATCATCCCCGCGGACGCCGTGCGCCTGCTCTCGAAGGAACTCATCGTTCCCGAGGGCG
The window above is part of the Halosimplex rubrum genome. Proteins encoded here:
- a CDS encoding Fic family protein — encoded protein: MQRSELDSNAPGELISYGRRSYYKPDPLPPSRDLALGNDFYETLSDATFWLGKLGGVSLELDFPPVLYTSLLRKEAMESAEIEGADIDYDALYSLETRSFDAGEDEVSVESATGQTKDMQEVLNYEDAIEDGIEALDRGEDLTVERLHEFHETLLTGVPDDRVDTDTLGAYKTKPNHIGDFLPPVPDQVDGLMDALFTYYRTGGSYHPLVDVALFHYQFETIHPYGDGNGRLGRLLIILQLYDAGYLEHPNLYLSEYFNRNKPTYVDRLEAVRYDGDWEAWLSFFVEGIARQAHESVDRTLSLAHLRRQYDAEYGEKSYTKNRLAVKLFEQPYVTSKTVQRLFDVEQPTASRAINDLVDEGVLEEVTGKGRNKEYRAREIFEILEQPPQTY
- a CDS encoding Mov34/MPN/PAD-1 family protein, whose amino-acid sequence is MGIFRSGEVVGIAEAALEFALEASEDAHPDEYMGFLRGEDARKFDLDYEGTVLTDILVIPGTESNPVSATVDSNMIPNSSRAAGSIHSHPNGVLRPSDADLQTFGKGKVHVIVGAPYRKSDWQAFDREGNPVDLPVLDVEMPEDEFFDFSQEDIDAELMEESDYGADGTDFRSEPDERGER
- a CDS encoding adenylyltransferase/cytidyltransferase family protein, which gives rise to MTGDRSGAAPGSEAVVVAQGTFDILHPGHLHYLRDAKAMGDRLVVIVARSTNVTHKASPVVPGPQRREMVAGLDPVDEARLGHPEDIFAPIEELDPAVIALGYDQHHDAEAIRAALADRGIDCAVRRATAHEPDYEGLLSSGQIIDRVLDERG
- a CDS encoding pyridoxal phosphate-dependent aminotransferase, which codes for MDPDFAARVDRIEPSATVAISNKASELEGEGVDVVDLSVGDIVDFDTPENVKQAAKDAMDAGHTGYTPSNGIPELKDAIVDKLHGDGLSQYGTENVVVTPGGKQGLFEVFQTLIDDGDEVALVDPAWVSYEAMVKLSDGSLTRVDTAQYDFQLEPALDDLADAVSDDTEILVVNSPGNPHGAVYSDEALEGVRDIAVEHDVTVISDEIYKEITYDGAEATSIGTLEGMEDRTITLNGFSKAYAMTGWRLGYYAAPESVVDQAGKIHGHSVTCAVNFVQHAGVEALANTDEAVEEMRAAFEERRDMLVDLFAEHGKDVPTPEGAFYIMLPVADTRVDGDGDQAQDVAWAEEAIETAHVATVPGSAFGTPGWVRLAYANDEERLREGVERLAEHDLL
- the ribH gene encoding 6,7-dimethyl-8-ribityllumazine synthase — its product is MVQLGLVVAQFDKEGSVIDGMEAAAREAAAERDADIVATVEVPGSYDTPLAADRLARRDDIDAVAVLGAIVEGDTDHDDVIADAAAQGLTDVSLDRDTPVAFGVIGPGMSAAEAKARTDYGTTVVDSAVDLVEDLP
- a CDS encoding 5-(carboxyamino)imidazole ribonucleotide synthase, translating into MTLTSPGPTLGVVGGGQLGRMLAEAAAPLGVEVVVSDPTPDAPAALVARDQVVGDFDDAETVRELAERADYLTFEIELADPDLLEEVAAETDTPVHPDPETLRIIEDKLVQKRRLADAGVPVPDFCEVDSADELREALDDLGYPAMLKARKGGYDGRGNVPVESPDDVDEAFAEIVDAAQGGSPEDPSGVAMVEEMVDFKRELAVMGCLGSERWGDGGEPERDTFPVTETIHREEILRETRSPPEADEDVRERAREVALDVLDVMEGRGVYGIELFQTSDGEILLNEIAPRPHNSGHWTIEGCHTSQFEQHVRAVTGRPLGDTGRRAPTVSTNILGDVDDRQGATLSGEDAIFEAPRAHLHWYGKEEVYPLRKMGHIALVGRTDAAVDDLLADVREVRDGLTFEQ
- the purE gene encoding 5-(carboxyamino)imidazole ribonucleotide mutase: MTADSVQSIIDQLHDQAEMDLPNEETPDVGIVMGSDSDLPTMAGGQGKRPGAYAALADELGFAEQTDYEDAPESRFTFETFVVSAHRTPDLMYAYAETAEPRGLDVIIAGAGGKSADLPNMTASIAYPLPVIGVPVQEKSVDSVIGMPQGAPITAVDAGKSFNAALTAAQILSRQHPEIRERLVEYHQGLQEDVGEVSRDLHEMGTPGFKDEYWDAE
- a CDS encoding class I SAM-dependent methyltransferase is translated as MSEDGPGDPFESAESYYADHRPGYGEAPFESLTERFALDVETSRALDLGCGAGQITLPLAARVGTAVGMDPNKAMLEQARRRARDRRIENVEWVVGSDADLGGDLGPVDVTTMGRAFHWMDRGPTLDRIFELTAPGGGVAIFGDTEWLTSGERAWQDEVYAAAASYLDDLPERTGPRTEPYENPYDELLADHGFADVETATFERTREWSVDGIVGYVFSLSFCSPATFGDEKAAFEAELRERLAELGGPFEQGDEVRVISGRKPA
- a CDS encoding NADH-quinone oxidoreductase subunit A, with protein sequence MSNPWIAIGALAVVALAIPISMMVVSSLLRPSVPEQGKRAVYESGEIPTGDTRIKFNIQYYMVALLFVVFDIETVLIFPWTVIYRDAVANVGLAEALVPMLVFIGILVIGLGWAWRNGAVKWIRSPRAQAQRVEQ
- a CDS encoding NADH-quinone oxidoreductase subunit B, with the translated sequence MSSDHTPTADGTETQSTQEARLGEGADDRFNSTLREAFGSTPFILTKFDKFMNWVRGSSMFMLQFGIACCSIEMMHTYAVKHDLDRFGAGVPRASPRQADVIIVPGTIVSKFAPRMKRVYDQMPEPKFVVSMGSCTISGGPFQEGYNVIKGAEEVIPVDIHVPGCPPRPEALVYGVAKLQERIANGESAPVTVKPYELEQFGDLEQDELVDKLADDIDEEDLVMRYNWSDSP
- a CDS encoding NADH-quinone oxidoreductase subunit D; translation: MSLEEPESDILATEEQVGVSEGEVDYDELAALLGDTVIDRERHVNAEGFVVRPDEVQDALFALRNEAGFDHCSCVTAQEYDDRYESIYHLKKYDDPTQEVSVVVPTSKDDPVSQSAEPVYRTADWHEREAYDLVGIDYEGHPDMRRILLPETWQGHPLSQDFSGEEPQVVTLREHANPLQEDHRGQDDTDTMFLNIGPHHPATHGVLHIETVLDGEQVADLDPDIGYLHRCEEQMCQQGTYRHQIMPYPDRWDYISAGILNEWAYARAAEDLADIEVPEYAQVVRTMSAELCRIASHMLAVSTFALDIYGDFTALFMYGIRDREAVQNILEDLTGQRLMFNYLRLGGVAWDLPEPREEFFEKIRDFVDELPERLAEYHDMMTSNEILQMRTVDTGVLPPEEAKSYGATGPVARGSGIDYDLRRDDPYGYYDQLDWDVVTEDGCDNFARLLVRLREVEESARIIEQCVDLLEDWPEDEREIQSNVPRTLRPDPDTEIYRAVEGAKGELGIYMRSDGTDKPARFKIRSPCFSNLQTLPVMSEGEYIPDMIASLGSLDIVLGEVDR